Within Calidithermus timidus DSM 17022, the genomic segment GAAGCCCAGGCCCTGCGCGGGGTGGCCCGGGCGCTGGCTGGACAGCTGTCGGTACAAAGCTACATGCTCCTGCCCATGGCGTGATGGGACTGAAGATGCGGTCGTGGCTTTGGGAAGGGGAGGAGCGATGATAGGCCTGGGCGACACCAAGCTGAGAATTCTCGAGCACCTGCGGCAATCCCCAGCTACCGTCGCCGAGCTCTCCGAGCGCATGGGCATCAGCAAGGTGGCGGTGCACCGTCACCTCGAGGACCTCAGCCGTGAAGGGCTGGTCAGGGGCCGGGAGGAGAAGTGCGCGGGTCGGGGCCGTCCTCGCCAGGTGTTCAGCGCCGTGGACGAGCAGACCCCGTATGTCCGGCTGTGCAGCGAGTTGCTCGAGCACATCGACGACCTCTTCGGCAGGGGCGCGCTGCTCCGGGTGCTCTCCTCGCGCAACGCCGATCTGGTGGCCCGCCTTGGTCCCATGCTGGAAGGCTTGCCGCTGAGGGAGAAGCTCTGCCGCCTGGCGGAATACCTCACCGAACAGGGCTATCAGGCCAGGTGCTACCAGCAGGATGGCTACTGGTACCTCGAGCAAAACCGCTGCCCAAAACTGGCCCTCTCCACCGAGTACTACGAGTTTTGTCAAACCGAGCAGGAACTCTACCAGCAGCTCCTGGGCCTGCCGGTGGTACGGGAAGAGCGCATCGCGTCGGGCGGGCGCTGTTGTCGCTATCGCATTGGTTGATGGGTAGGCTTCGCGACGAAGCGCATTCGCCTCATGTGTTCTCCTTGCGGGTATGGGAGAATCCTCCACATGAAACGGCTGCTGCTGGTGGTGCTGGCGATGGGAGCCCTGCTGGGCCTGGCCCAGGAAAAGGTCAATAAGGATCCCGCTTACTGGCTCGAGCTCGGCCTCAAGGCCAATGGTGGTGAGGCGCTAAGGAACCTCAAAAGCCTGAGCTATACCCTCGAGTACAAGCCGCCCTTCACCGAAAAGGCGAGCGTGCTGAAGGTTTACCTCGACTTCGTGGGCCTGCGCAGCCGTGTCGAGATCGACGGAGCGGTGCGGGTCAACAGCAAGGAGCGCAGCTTCACCAAGCGCGGCGACAAGGTGGAGGAGGGGATCTACGTCACCCAGCCGGGGAACTTCATGTGGGACCTGCTGTATGGCGAGTGGCCGGGGCTGCGCTTTGGCAAGGAACGCGACGAGGCCAGCTACGTGACAAACGTGATGTACAAGAACCGGCGCTACCACCAGGTCCTGACCAAGACCAAAGGCGTCTTGCAGGGCTTCATGTTCTTCGACGATGGCACCCTTGCGGGCTATTTCACCCCCAAGCAGAATGTCGTCACTTTCGAGAAAACCCAGGTCGTGGACGGGATCACCGTGCCCGTGCAGGCCCTGGAATTCCGCGAGGGCTTTCCCTACGCCGACTTGCTTTACAGGGATTATCAGATCAACCCCACCTTCAGCCCCGACCTCTTTAACAAGCCCTGAACATGCGGATGGAGACTTACACTGTAGTACTTGACGAAAACCTAGACTTATGTGGGTTTGGAAGGAAGCCTAAAACTAGATAGGCGACAAATATTGTATGTTTCTGCACGTTCCTCCACCACCTGCCGCCCTTTCCAGCTCTCCTCAAACTGTGATAGAACTTCCTGCTCCGCCGTAACCACCTGTACCGCAAAACCCTCCTCCTGGCTTCTTCACCAGAGAAATAGAGGAAGAAGGTCAGCGGGCTTCGCCGTCTTCTATCCGTCCAAATCAGCATCACTAGACACCGTCTAATATACTGATTTATAGTACTTCCCACATACCAGCCCAACGGCAAAACCCAGCCCACATAGAGGCAGCGCCAGGGACAGATCGGCTGTGGATAGTTGCCTGAGGGTTATTGCTGCCCAAGCGATGGCGAGCAATAAAATAAGCTAGGTCCACACGGAGGTCACGAGCCAGGTTACCGGACGGACTGCTAAAAGCGATCCGAACAGCAAAGGCAAGCCAAAAAGAACAAGGGACTTATCAGAAACCCCCCCGATTGGGAAATACCCAATGGGCCATCAAAGGGACCAGGGCTAATGAAGCCAGTACAGCCAAGTCTGGCAGATGCCGCACGAAACGCATCAGTTACCCCCGCT encodes:
- a CDS encoding helix-turn-helix transcriptional regulator; translated protein: MIGLGDTKLRILEHLRQSPATVAELSERMGISKVAVHRHLEDLSREGLVRGREEKCAGRGRPRQVFSAVDEQTPYVRLCSELLEHIDDLFGRGALLRVLSSRNADLVARLGPMLEGLPLREKLCRLAEYLTEQGYQARCYQQDGYWYLEQNRCPKLALSTEYYEFCQTEQELYQQLLGLPVVREERIASGGRCCRYRIG